The following are encoded in a window of Amphibacillus xylanus NBRC 15112 genomic DNA:
- a CDS encoding phospho-sugar mutase, translating to MTWQTHFEKWNQYQQLDSELRDQLKKMSHDEKKLEDCFYKNLEFGTGGLRGILGPGTNRMNIYTVRKATEGLAQYIISKGDEAVKRGVAIAYDSRYKSPLFAMEAAKTLSSHGIHTYVFESLRSTPELSFAVRYLHAYSGIMITASHNPPEYNGFKVYNDDGGQIPLDMAAEIIAKINEVENEFAVEVKEESELKAAGLIQMIGETVDRAYQKQLMTIVQQPNVIQEAADEFKIIYTPLHGTGNIPVRQGLTAMGFKHVDVVPEQEMPDPEFSTVKSPNPEEHEAFTLAIQQGEKSGADLLIGTDPDADRVGVATRDDSDQFVVLTGNQVGALMLDYLIESKKAQGKLAKNATVLKTIVTSEIGRDIATAHGLETVDTLTGFKFIGEKIKEYEDSGERQFLFGYEESYGYLIGDFVRDKDAVQASLLIAEVAAYYKLKGMTLYQGLQALFNKYGYYYESLRSLTLTGKEGAEQIEALLREFRNHPPVQLADHVVVTIEDYLSSERTNVETKAVETIELPKSNVLKYLLADGSWVCARPSGTEPKIKFYFAVNGDEEAATKAKLKQLESGFMTIVNQFLA from the coding sequence TTGACATGGCAAACTCACTTTGAAAAGTGGAATCAGTATCAGCAATTAGACTCTGAGTTGCGTGACCAATTAAAGAAAATGAGTCATGATGAAAAAAAATTAGAAGATTGCTTTTACAAAAATCTCGAATTCGGTACTGGTGGATTGAGAGGAATCTTAGGACCTGGGACGAACCGAATGAATATCTATACAGTGCGTAAGGCAACGGAAGGCTTAGCGCAATATATTATTTCAAAAGGAGACGAAGCTGTTAAACGTGGTGTTGCAATCGCTTATGATTCACGTTATAAATCACCATTGTTTGCAATGGAAGCAGCCAAAACCTTATCGTCACATGGGATTCATACATATGTCTTTGAATCACTACGTTCAACACCTGAGCTATCTTTTGCTGTGCGTTATTTACATGCATATAGTGGTATTATGATTACAGCAAGCCATAACCCACCTGAGTATAACGGATTCAAAGTTTACAATGATGATGGTGGTCAAATTCCGCTCGATATGGCAGCAGAGATTATTGCCAAAATTAATGAAGTTGAAAATGAATTTGCTGTTGAAGTAAAAGAAGAGAGTGAATTAAAAGCAGCAGGTCTCATTCAAATGATCGGTGAAACTGTTGATCGTGCTTATCAAAAACAACTAATGACAATTGTCCAGCAACCAAATGTCATTCAAGAGGCTGCTGATGAGTTTAAAATTATTTATACACCTCTACATGGAACTGGAAACATTCCAGTGCGCCAAGGTCTAACGGCAATGGGCTTTAAACATGTTGATGTTGTACCAGAGCAAGAAATGCCTGATCCAGAATTCAGTACGGTAAAATCACCAAACCCAGAAGAACATGAGGCGTTTACGTTAGCCATTCAGCAAGGTGAAAAGTCGGGAGCAGATCTATTAATCGGTACGGATCCTGATGCAGACCGTGTTGGTGTCGCGACAAGAGACGATTCAGATCAATTCGTTGTTCTAACTGGTAACCAAGTTGGTGCATTGATGCTTGATTATTTAATTGAATCAAAGAAAGCTCAAGGTAAGCTAGCTAAAAATGCAACCGTATTAAAGACGATCGTAACAAGTGAAATCGGTCGAGATATTGCAACAGCACATGGCTTGGAGACAGTTGATACTTTAACTGGTTTTAAATTTATTGGTGAAAAAATTAAAGAATATGAAGATAGTGGCGAACGTCAATTCCTCTTTGGTTATGAAGAAAGCTACGGCTATTTAATTGGTGATTTCGTTAGAGATAAAGATGCTGTTCAAGCGAGCTTATTAATCGCAGAAGTTGCTGCATATTATAAGCTAAAAGGCATGACGCTTTATCAAGGCTTACAAGCGCTCTTTAATAAGTATGGCTATTATTATGAGTCACTTCGTTCACTTACTTTGACAGGTAAAGAGGGTGCGGAACAAATTGAAGCATTACTGCGTGAATTTAGAAATCACCCACCTGTTCAGCTTGCGGACCACGTAGTCGTAACGATTGAAGATTATTTAAGTAGTGAGAGAACAAATGTTGAAACGAAAGCTGTTGAAACAATTGAATTGCCAAAATCAAATGTATTGAAATATTTATTGGCTGACGGTTCATGGGTTTGTGCCCGTCCATCAGGAACTGAACCGAAAATTAAGTTTTACTTTGCTGTTAATGGCGATGAAGAAGCAGCGACTAAAGCAAAACTTAAACAACTTGAATCAGGCTTCATGACGATTGTAAATCAGTTTTTAGCATAA